A region of the Hirundo rustica isolate bHirRus1 chromosome 5, bHirRus1.pri.v3, whole genome shotgun sequence genome:
ACAGTTAAAGGCAACATTGAAACCACCTAAGCCATTTGCAGTggtgctttgttgttgttgccaGAGCAAGGCAAAAGAATTGAAGTTGTTTTGTAGATCACTAAGCTTGCTTAATCTTCCATATTGCAAAATCATAAATTTTTTTGTGGTAGGGTTACATTTTGGGGGTTATGTTTTTTCCAAGTGCTTATGTCAATGCCTCCTTATAGTTGTGTCTCTGCAACTGATTCGATTTTTCTCTCAGGAAGGCTTGAACACTAGAAAGCGTCaccaaaaaataattcttttaacttgtaagttgaaaaaaaaaaattgaatatgTAGCCTACTTCATCTGCCTCTGTTTAAGTGATGGCTTTTAAAATTGACATAAAAACTTAAGGAAACATCTGGATAGCAGAGAGGCGGAtcaaaaagattaatttttttcacctctttagaaaaaaatatctgaaaaatctttttttaaagagccCTAAGTTCTTGATACTCTTTCTTAGGTTTCTTAAGTTCCAAGAGTATTTATCAGAGTCTGACACACTGATTTTTATCTGCAGATTATgaccaggaggaagaggatgagtCTTATTTGCAGCCGGATACTTCTGACATAGTGAAAGATGGTATGTGATTTCTTTGATTCCCCTCACAAAAGGCCCCCAGCAAAGGCAATATTCATGTGGAATGCCTGGTTATTATTTTGTATTGGTCATTACTATTGCAACTGGCAAAATAACTGAAGTAATGCAGAGGTATCTAATCTTGAGAGGTATTTGGGGTCAGAAGTTTGTAATAACAGCAGTAACCATTTACAGAAAGCATCACATGCCTTTAGGGGTGTGTTTTCTTGCAAGCCTCCTGCCTGGGATGACCTGTATCTGGTCATCAGTCTGGAGCAGCAGTAatgcttttaaggaaaaaatagacTATGAAGTGAAAAATCTTTGCTAAGTCATCATAAGCCATGcctgaagaaaaatatcagGAGTTTGTTACCTATGACTGTCAGCATTGTGCTGAAAGTTAAATGCTCATCCAGCACGTTGAGTACTGTCAGCCCCGATGCCAGTGAAATACCGTAGATCACACAGAAAATTGATTTGAAAAGTCTCTCTGGATGACATACTTCATTCCCCCTCAGTGTGtcagttttctggttttctcccTGTAGATATGGTCCTGCCCCCTGCGTACCCGCCTCCGCCCGTTCCTCACGTCAGGAAATCTCCCTACTCAGACGTGAGGGCGAACTCCTATGCTGGCAAACCAACGGCACCGGTTCCACCGCCACCTCCAAAGAGAAGCTTACCTGAAATCAAACTGGAGccaccccctgtgcccccttTACCTGTGTTCAAAAAGCCTGCAGGGGGCAAAGAGTCTCACCCGCTGCCTCCGGAGCCTCTGCCTCCGGCCCAAGGCCTTGCTCCTCCAGAAGCATGCGAGAAGTTAAAAAGCTTAAACCTTTGCCCGTGgactcctcctcctctgccagccAATAAACCCAAGTTGTCACAGCTTGCTGAAAAGCTAGCAGAGCCCAAAGTGCCAAGGGAACATGGTAAACCTGGACTGTTTGTGCCACCAGTGCTCCCAAAGCCACCTGTGCCAAGCCACCAGCCCCCTGCAGTCAAGCCTAGAACAGAGAAATCTTTATGTCCCCAGTTACAGTAAGTATAAAAATACAATGCACTATTGTTTTTCAATCACTTATTAGTTAACAAGTTTAGACATACTCAGATTCATGCCAGCATCTGTGTCTCTTCCCTGCACCATCCCTCTCTGTGTTGTGCTTTTTTGGCCTGTTATTTGAAAATCTGCGGTGAATCTATCTGATCTGGTTGGACCTGTTTTGTGCTTGAGCTTGGACTACATGATGTCTAGAGGTTCTCTCCTTACCCAAATTAATCTGTGATTATCTAAATtaatccagctctggggcccccaAAACAAGAAAGATGTTGCCTTCTTGAAACTGGTTCAGAGGAGGCCACTGTGAGTTGACCCAAGGGttggagcatctctcctatgGAGGGGCTGACCAcgttgggattgttcagcctggaaaaaagaaggcttcagggagacccttaaaacaccttccagtacctgaaagaGATacaaaagagctggagagggacttttgacatgggcatggagtgataggacaaggggaatggctttaagctgaaagagGGGAGGTGTAGGTTAGATTCCCAATTAGATATTGggaataaattatttactgGGAGAGTGGTGAGGGACCGGCACAGATTGCTACACAgactgtggatgccccatccctggaagagccACATTGGACGGAGCTccaagcaacctggtctagtgaaaggtatCCCTGTCCcggcaggagggttggaatgagatggtctttaaggtcccttccaccctaaaccattctaggattccaTGATTTAGGGGCTAAACTGAAACTACAGTTCTAGTTTTACTATTTCTTCCGTGTTTTTTGTATGTTTATTCTGCTTTCCTGATGAGATACCCTtcagttttcattctgtttcttcCAGGAGATCACCACCAGATGGACAGAGTTTTAGaagtttttcatttgaaaaaccAGCACTACCAGCCAAGCCAAGCCAACCTGATGATGATTCTGATGATGATTATGAAAAAGTAAGATCCAAGCGGATGATCCATTCTAAAGGAATATCTTTTTCCTTGCTTATGTATACCTCTGGGAATGTTGCATTATTTCAGGAGAAGAGTAACTTTCTGAAAACAGTGctgtgtaaatttttttttttcatttctttttgagCTTTAGTGAATGCCTTGATAAGTTATGGAGTTTAAGATTAGATatgaaggagaaagaagcaTAAAGATTAAATCACCATTAATAATTTATGATGATGGCTGTAGCTTATTTGCATAACAAGTTGCTAgggttttgaggttttgttgacttaagtgatttattttctttatatttttttacaggTTGGGCTGCCTGCTTCAGTATTTCTTAATACCACTGAATCCTTTGAAGTTGAAAggtaaaatttgattttaaaatagttcCTTAGAAATCCTGCAAAAACCTGCACTGAACCATAGTCCAGAGATCATTTTTGATAACCTGTGTTGACAGCATGCACTAAAATGTATAATATGCAGATCACTTTCTAGAGACGTTAGTTCAGTGCTCATAGATCAATTGGCAGATGAGAATGCAATGTGATTTGGCTCCATCTGGAGGAGGTTGTTTTGCCAGGATGCTGGATGCAGATGATCTGTGCTGCACTGCTGGTTCAGGTGCTAGAGCAGTGACTTTCAGCTATGATCTACTATGAATTATTACATCTAAACCAGATATTTCTAATGGGAGTTTTAAGACTGTAGCTATTTGATTTATCTAAGTGCTAATAATTTGTCATGCACATTAATAATAGTAATATATgtctttgtttattctttttagGATATTTAAAGCTAATAGCCCACAAGGACAGCCACAAAATGGATTGTACTGTATTAGGAACTCATCTACTAAGCCTGGAAAGGTAAATTGCAGTTGCTGAGTCTAACCCCCAAAAAGCTTCTTGATTGAGGCATACTGCATTTTATATACATCAAAATACTTAACAATTTAGGTGTGGTCTTTTcttaaagcaagaaaatatgAGAGAATCACTATCGTAATGTCagtgattggaaaaaaaattaggctgaattttaattaattccttAATAATACCTTGACTTAGAAGAGTTTGGTATCATAGACTGAATacattgcatttttcttcttcaaggtATTGGTTGTATGGGATGAACCTGCAGGAAAAGTGAGAAACTACAGAATCTTTGAAAAGGTCAGTAGCTGCACTATGTATGCATCTTTAGATTATATATGTCTGTGTGTATAAAATGGGTGTGCATATAGGTAAATATCAGCACTAACAAGTTCAAGCCTAAACTCGTTCCCACCTCTGACAGTAAAAATCAGCTGATTTACAGATATCTGGTCTAGGATAATAATTTCAATACTCAGATATGGGCTTTCTATTTGCTATCATGTATCATCATAAATTTCAGTTCCAGTCAAATCCCAGTAAATTCccaagtttattttaatttggactTATTTGTGTGACTGACTAGTTTGCAAAGGAATAGTGTATTTGAAAGAACTTCTGATGATGATGTTCTGGcccttttttcttcactgtcaaTAGTTACATATGCTTTTGTTCTACAATAGGATGGCAAGTTTTACCTGGATTCGGACATCATGTTTCTGAACATGGGAAGTTTGGTGGAATACTACAGCACTCATGTCTTACCCAGTCATGACAGCCTGATTCTCAGGTGTCCTTATGGTTACTCTAAGCCAAGGTGACAAGACAGCCATGGTTCACTGACACCCTGCTGCCCCTGAGGACAGGACTCCTGCCCCTCTTGGACATCCTGCTGTTTGCACACACAAACTGAGTCTGTTTCCACCATTTATTCTCACATGAATTGTTGTATAAATTCCATTTAATGAACTTCTGGTAAAACCTTAAAGTCCAGATCAGCGGATTTTATGgtcttttcttttacaaagatCTGAACTGATTATGCTGTGAAAGCTGTCCAGGATACACACACCTTTCATAAAACTGCTGCTATTACTAATCTTGGAATGTTGAAgatgaacatgaaaaaaagaggTGATCTGAATACATCTGATCTGGAAAATGGATACTTCTGAAAGTATGTCAGAATTTATTTGTGACAGGGAATACTAACACTCTGACTTGGAGGTACTACTCCTGAAGTCAGCATTGGTGCTCAACTGAGATATTTTGTATTACTTGTATAGTTGATGTGTACATAATGAAGATTTCTGTGCTAATTATTTGATTTACTCTAGGTAAATATGATCAGGAAatgaggcttttttttaaagccaccTCTTACATCCTTGTACCTTCTGAGTACAGTAATCACTATCAGGTACTATCTGGCTGATATGGGTGTGGCATCCCACATACTGCTTAATGACATGCACTTCAGATAAGTTTGGAACAATATTGATTTGCCTTTCATGGGAGCCCCTTTACCTAGTTCTGAACTGGAAGGGTTTGTCCCactggtttttttaaagggtatgagaaaagagaaagggttACTTGAGTTTttaggggaaaggaagggagtAATTGGAATGTTCCAAATCCCGAGTAGCAGTTTTATCTCATGCTGCCATAGTCAAAGGTTCTttaaacaaagcacaaaaaacgACCTGAGACCATGATTGTAATGCTACTATTGCTCCATAAATCCTTGTGGTCAGTCTCTTAGGAACAGGTTGTCTGCCCATTGAATTCTTTTCTGTTCTAGGGCAAAACGCACTACCCTAGTCTCCTACCACAATTTTTTCCATCATTAGAATTTCTACTCAATTTGTAGTTGCatgcaaaacaaaatctgtttttaacaTACTAGCAATGATAGACATTACCAGGGTGCTTTTACCATTTGTTCCCTAATATTTTGGGGACAGGTATCCTAAATCCAAGGGCTCGATGTTTTTGCCAAAATTATTCttggaaaacacatttattttaataatattttaaatatttctgttgatCCAAAAATACTGTCATAATGGTGTCATACTCTAATAATGTTTACAGAGTTtgtaataatagtaaaaaaaaaaaaatactgccaCTCCTGAAACAGACTGTAACTAGGTTTTATCAGTCTGAATCTGTATCAATCAacgttttcttttttttctgttaccttTTCAAAGTTTATACATGCCCATTTTAATCTTGTTGCCATTAGATGGTCCCAACTTTGAAATCATAACAAAGCCATTACAGAAGAAGAATttacttttaatgaaaacagtaaACCAGGATTTAGTCCCTAGGGAATTTTCCTTGCTCAGATGGAATAAGAGGATCATACACAGGAATTGAGGCAGGAAACTCTGCCTCCATCTTTTCCAAGAGACACAGACATACAGTGTCAGACTTACATACAGTTCCCACTGTAACAGGGCTTAAAATTCAAGTacttaaaattcaaattctgTTGAATGTTGGATATTTTGGGTCTAATTCCTCTTATTTGAAATTAGTATCCCTATAGTGCACTACCCTGGCATGACCCTCTCTAAATAAGGCTCAGGGtagacagtattttaaaaacttttttggCAGATAGTTATATGTATATCAGAGTAAGTTCAAGTTTCTTGCTGTATTCACACCTGTCTACAAAGTAAGACTTTCTCTGTCTGGGAATAATTGACTTCATTGTATCATGACAATCATATCTATAGTATGTTCTCTTTGGGGCCCTATTCAGATATTTGATTCTTTTCTCAACCTTACactcagaagattttttttaaattgtaaacATCCATTTAGGCCATAACATGCTTTTTACCTGTGTAATACAAGAGTTGCAAATATGTAAATTTTTGTGTTAATTGCCTTTTGTATCTAAATGTATAGATTTCTGAAATGGATAAACTTTTAATGCCAGTCCATCTCATTTTGTGCAGTTGTCTTTAATTTCATGGGGGTGTGTTCTAATGCTTTTGTTTGTAGCTGTGTTCTTCTAATAGTGGAGTTAGATGAATGAATTTTCAGTGCCCCTAAGAAGCAAATCTTCATGTTCTCAGCAAATCTACCATCATTTACactctttcttcctcttgcttCTATATACTAGTCTAGTCTGTTTTATAACAAGACCAGTGAGTTTCTGGTGTTTGTAGGGAGGAAAGACACGGCTAGAACACATGGCTCAGTATGTCTCCTGCATTTCTCACTAATCTGCCTCTCCTCATTCCTTCACTACAAAGCAGCCTTTGCATCCACACCCTACTACAAGCTCCCTAGCTTTAAAAGAGTTTGTGGGGAATTGTAAAAGCAGCAGTTGATGTGCATAAAGAATGTAGTTCATGAGTTTTGTAATATCCAAGTCAAAATCATTGATACTTTGAAAGAAATCTTGCTTCTTGTGACTGACCTCCAGATAAAAGCATTACAGGTCATATTTGGATGGGGATTGCTgttctaggggaaaaaaaaaaaaaatagagtgcttttgaaaacaaaacaagggaCAATCAATGGCAGCATATGTCATAAAAAGTGAACTGATATCCAGAAAATTTTTCTAGGACAATAAAGGTACTTTGTGTTAGCAGACAAGCATTTTTCACCTCAGAACTTCAGTTTTCACAAGAATGTGAATAAGTAGCAAGAGTATTTGTGGTCTCAAGTGGCTTCATCTTTTGGAACACGCAAAAGGGTGCTGAAGATTTTGAAGCTGCAAGTGTGATTATGAAGAATTTGGGGACATCTGCTGGTCAGTACGTTCTACACAACAGGAATCCAGCAGCTGAGCATGTGTGTGGAAGTCATTTGGGACAAATCAATCTTAAGTGACTTCAGATAGAAGCTAGAGATCAAAGCTAACTTCAAGTGGAAACTTAATAGGCTGGGTCTTTGAAACTTAAGACTCTTTCAGCTCATCTGTCTCAAGTAGTAGCAATATTGTTTAGCAAATCTGCTCGTCTGAATGTCTTCTAAACTAGAGAGCAAAGAGATAAATTAATCTTTCTgtatttagtttatttttaaaatatactttgaGGTAGAATTTACATAATGGACATCTGAGCACCACTTAAATTTATCCACACTGTGAAGCATTAGGCAGCTGTTCTGAACATTAGATACTTCAGCTAGCAGCAAGCAAATTGCATGATGTTGCAATAGTTTCCATCTTATTAAATACCTCCTTGAAGTCAAGAAGAGGGTTTTTCCCTAATAATGGGAGTGCTTGAGATGCCCATAATTACAGACCCCTAAGTGGTAGAGCTTATAGTCCTTTTACTATACTCAAAGTACCAAAATATCAAATACCAAACACCACTAGAACTTCTAGACAGAGAGCATTTGAGCTCACTTTAAAACTGGATGGGCTGAAGTGATTACGTTCAGGTATGGAGCAAGCCTTGTAGCAAAGCCTCCTCCAACTCTATTCCTTCTGGGCTCCCATTCCTGTATCTTAATTACAAGATGGTCATTATGATCCCTCACTTGTACCTTCCTCCTTGCAGTATCTAGTTCCCAGGAAGTGGGTAATTCAACCTCTCAGGCTGGTGACATGGTCCTGAGAGGCATGTAATCTTGGAGATATCAGAGAATCATTTTTAAAGTCATTTTACTCACACATATCACTCCTGGAGTTGGTTTGCACAGAAATGACAGTGATAAAAACCATTTGTAGGATTAGGTAACtggatatattaaaaaaagggaaaaaaatttgaCTCTTCTTTGAGTTACCATCTTCTCTGCCTTTTAACAACCCCATACACGCCCCTGCTGGGTA
Encoded here:
- the SH3BP2 gene encoding SH3 domain-binding protein 2 isoform X1: MPERGHKLLMALSSQRKQSFAESGSRKTMCRSDKVTRAMASQEQVWPVPMKAIGAQNLLTMPGGVTKSGYLHKKGGTQLQILKWPLRFVIIHEGCIYYFKSSTSASPQGAFSLKGYNRVMRAAEETTSSNVFPFKLVHISKKHRTWFFSASSEDERKNWMLSLRREIDHYHEKKETITEFSDSGSDADSFYGSVERPIDIKYSHHSADNEDYDQEEEDESYLQPDTSDIVKDDMVLPPAYPPPPVPHVRKSPYSDVRANSYAGKPTAPVPPPPPKRSLPEIKLEPPPVPPLPVFKKPAGGKESHPLPPEPLPPAQGLAPPEACEKLKSLNLCPWTPPPLPANKPKLSQLAEKLAEPKVPREHGKPGLFVPPVLPKPPVPSHQPPAVKPRTEKSLCPQLQRSPPDGQSFRSFSFEKPALPAKPSQPDDDSDDDYEKVGLPASVFLNTTESFEVERIFKANSPQGQPQNGLYCIRNSSTKPGKVLVVWDEPAGKVRNYRIFEKDGKFYLDSDIMFLNMGSLVEYYSTHVLPSHDSLILRCPYGYSKPR
- the SH3BP2 gene encoding SH3 domain-binding protein 2 isoform X2, with the translated sequence MPERGHKLLMALSSQRKQSFAESGSRKTMCRSDKVTRAMASQEQVWPVPMKAIGAQNLLTMPGGVTKSGYLHKKGGTQLQILKWPLRFVIIHEGCIYYFKSSTSASPQGAFSLKGYNRVMRAAEETTSSNVFPFKLVHISKKHRTWFFSASSEDERKNWMLSLRREIDHYHEKKETITEFSDSGSDADSFYGSVERPIDIKYSHHSADNEDYDQEEEDESYLQPDTSDIVKDDMVLPPAYPPPPVPHVRKSPYSDVRANSYAGKPTAPVPPPPPKRSLPEIKLEPPPVPPLPVFKKPAGGKESHPLPPEPLPPAQGLAPPEACEKLKSLNLCPWTPPPLPANKPKLSQLAEKLAEPKVPREHGKPGLFVPPVLPKPPVPSHQPPAVKPRTEKSLCPQLQSPPDGQSFRSFSFEKPALPAKPSQPDDDSDDDYEKVGLPASVFLNTTESFEVERIFKANSPQGQPQNGLYCIRNSSTKPGKVLVVWDEPAGKVRNYRIFEKDGKFYLDSDIMFLNMGSLVEYYSTHVLPSHDSLILRCPYGYSKPR
- the SH3BP2 gene encoding SH3 domain-binding protein 2 isoform X3 — its product is MASQEQVWPVPMKAIGAQNLLTMPGGVTKSGYLHKKGGTQLQILKWPLRFVIIHEGCIYYFKSSTSASPQGAFSLKGYNRVMRAAEETTSSNVFPFKLVHISKKHRTWFFSASSEDERKNWMLSLRREIDHYHEKKETITEFSDSGSDADSFYGSVERPIDIKYSHHSADNEDYDQEEEDESYLQPDTSDIVKDDMVLPPAYPPPPVPHVRKSPYSDVRANSYAGKPTAPVPPPPPKRSLPEIKLEPPPVPPLPVFKKPAGGKESHPLPPEPLPPAQGLAPPEACEKLKSLNLCPWTPPPLPANKPKLSQLAEKLAEPKVPREHGKPGLFVPPVLPKPPVPSHQPPAVKPRTEKSLCPQLQRSPPDGQSFRSFSFEKPALPAKPSQPDDDSDDDYEKVGLPASVFLNTTESFEVERIFKANSPQGQPQNGLYCIRNSSTKPGKVLVVWDEPAGKVRNYRIFEKDGKFYLDSDIMFLNMGSLVEYYSTHVLPSHDSLILRCPYGYSKPR